One genomic segment of Candidatus Omnitrophota bacterium includes these proteins:
- a CDS encoding 3-oxoacyl-ACP reductase FabG, whose translation MPTQTIQRPSTQTERLLEGRVLIVTGGSRGIGRAIVEELCRQGARVALTYSKQQNAADELAQKLSDAGHEAFAVQADAKDLKRAQHVVADTIERFGKLDGLINNAGILRDKALMMMDPSDWHDVLDTNLTGVFNTCRAAIVTFMKQKAGRIVNITSISGIVGAARQVNYAASKAGVIGLTKALAKEVAAYNITVNAVAPGYIDTDMTQSMT comes from the coding sequence ATGCCAACACAGACGATCCAACGACCATCAACGCAAACAGAGCGCTTGCTCGAAGGCCGTGTGCTGATCGTCACCGGCGGCTCGCGCGGTATTGGCCGCGCCATCGTCGAGGAGCTCTGCCGCCAGGGTGCTCGCGTGGCGTTGACGTATTCGAAGCAACAGAATGCCGCCGACGAGTTGGCCCAAAAACTTTCCGATGCCGGCCACGAAGCCTTCGCCGTGCAAGCCGATGCCAAAGATCTCAAGCGCGCCCAGCACGTGGTGGCTGACACCATCGAACGATTCGGCAAGCTCGATGGCCTGATCAACAACGCTGGCATTCTCCGCGATAAAGCGCTCATGATGATGGATCCCAGCGACTGGCACGACGTGCTCGACACCAATCTGACCGGCGTCTTCAACACGTGCCGTGCCGCCATCGTCACCTTCATGAAGCAGAAAGCCGGGCGCATCGTCAACATCACGTCAATCTCAGGCATTGTCGGGGCGGCTCGGCAAGTCAATTATGCCGCCAGTAAAGCCGGAGTGATTGGGCTCACCAAAGCCCTAGCCAAGGAGGTGGCAGCCTACAACATCACGGTCAATGCGGTGGCTCCCGGATACATCGACACCGACATGACCCAGAGCATGAC